In Ignavibacteriales bacterium, the following proteins share a genomic window:
- the radA gene encoding DNA repair protein RadA gives MNKTKTKTKYVCSNCGFESVKWIGKCPECEAWDTFAEELVETNKQKKSSFKVGFTINKLVDISSTEEDRLTTNINEFDRVLGGGLMPGSVILIGGNPGIGKSTLVMQAADKIKGKVLYVTGEESNKQIKLRATRLKINSENFFILAETDLDIILSAIQNLAPDVIIVDSIQTVYNSSLDNAAGTVTQLRECTSALMQIAKATQQVMILIGHVTKEGIIAGPKVLEHIVDTVLQFEGERHHSYRILRAEKNRFGSTNEIGIFEMHDTGLSEVKNPSEIFLSERDNQTTGSAVTSSMEGTRPILLEVQALVTPSNFGNPQRVATGFDYRRLSILLAVLEKRAGFRLSANNVFLNMAGGIKIDEPAVDLAVCCAIASSLLERSVNKEFVLVGEVGLGGEVRSIGNIEKRIQEAEKLGFNYIIIPNKNFKSLLVKGKIKVIPVSNLSEAIDKVLV, from the coding sequence ATGAATAAGACAAAAACTAAAACCAAATATGTCTGCTCAAACTGCGGATTTGAATCAGTTAAGTGGATTGGTAAGTGCCCTGAGTGCGAAGCATGGGACACTTTTGCAGAAGAATTGGTGGAAACTAACAAACAAAAAAAATCTTCTTTCAAAGTAGGTTTTACAATTAACAAGCTTGTTGATATTTCATCAACTGAAGAAGATAGATTAACTACAAACATAAATGAGTTTGATAGAGTTTTGGGCGGTGGTTTAATGCCCGGCTCTGTTATTTTAATTGGCGGCAACCCGGGGATTGGGAAATCAACTTTGGTTATGCAGGCGGCTGATAAAATTAAAGGGAAAGTTCTTTATGTTACCGGCGAAGAATCTAACAAGCAGATAAAATTGAGAGCCACACGATTAAAAATTAATTCTGAAAATTTTTTCATACTTGCAGAAACTGATTTGGATATTATTCTTTCAGCAATTCAAAATCTTGCACCGGATGTTATTATTGTAGATTCAATCCAAACCGTTTATAATTCATCTTTAGACAATGCTGCGGGAACAGTAACCCAATTAAGGGAATGCACCTCGGCGTTGATGCAAATTGCAAAAGCAACACAGCAGGTTATGATTTTAATCGGTCATGTAACCAAGGAAGGAATTATTGCCGGTCCAAAAGTTTTGGAGCATATAGTTGATACAGTTCTTCAATTCGAAGGAGAAAGACACCACAGCTACCGAATACTTCGCGCAGAAAAGAATCGCTTTGGCAGCACAAATGAAATTGGAATTTTTGAAATGCACGATACTGGATTAAGTGAAGTTAAAAATCCCAGCGAAATATTTTTAAGCGAAAGAGATAATCAAACAACTGGTTCAGCAGTTACATCAAGTATGGAAGGCACAAGACCAATCCTTCTGGAAGTTCAGGCATTAGTTACTCCTTCCAATTTTGGAAATCCGCAGAGAGTAGCAACTGGTTTTGATTACCGCCGACTTTCCATTTTGCTTGCAGTATTAGAAAAGCGCGCTGGCTTTCGTCTTTCTGCCAATAATGTTTTCTTAAACATGGCTGGAGGAATTAAAATTGATGAGCCCGCAGTTGATCTTGCTGTTTGCTGTGCCATTGCCTCCAGTTTGTTAGAAAGAAGTGTTAATAAAGAATTTGTTTTGGTTGGCGAAGTTGGTTTGGGCGGTGAAGTTAGAAGTATCGGCAACATCGAGAAAAGAATTCAGGAAGCGGAAAAGCTTGGATTTAACTATATCATAATTCCAAATAAAAATTTTAAATCACTTTTGGTAAAAGGAAAGATAAAAGTAATCCCAGTATCAAACCTATCTGAAGCAATAGACAAAGTGCTTGTGTGA